GAAGGCGCAGTCGGAATGCTCCagggtggtgtgggtggtcAGGATGGAGTTGTAGGGCTCAACCACGGCAGTGGACACCTGGGGGGCTGGGTAAATGGCGAACTCCAGCTTGGACTTCTTGCCGTAGTCCACAGAGAGACGCTCCATCAGCAGCGAGGTGAAGCCAGAGCCGGTACCTCCACCGAACGAGTGGAAGATGAGGAAGCCCTGCAGACCGGTGCACTGATCGGCCAGCTTACGGATCCTGTCCAGAACCAGATCGACGATCTCCTTGCCGATGGTGTAGTGGCCACGGGCGTAGTTGTTAGCCGCGTCCTCCTTACCGGTGATCAGTTGCTCGGGGTGGAACAGCTGACGGTAGGTTCCGGTACGGACCTCATCGACCACAGTGGGCTCCAGATCCACAAACACGGCGCGGGGCACGTGCTTGCCAGCTCCAGTCTCGCTGAAGAAGGTGTTGAACGAGTCATCACCTCCGCCCACGGTCTTGTCAGAAGGCATCTGGCCATCGGGCTGGATACCGTGCTCCAAGCAGTACAGCTCCCAGCAGGCGTTTCCAATCTGGACACCAGCCTGGCCAACATGGATAGAGATACATTCACGCTGTGAAGATGGAGAAAGGGAAAATGGATGATTAGTTCCACACCCCGAGAAAATCGATAATGCAGAGCCGCACCCAACATAAGCCGACCCTGGGTGCGAGTGAGACAGATAGTTATATGGtatacataatttttttttttgctctacTTCGGCGACGccggaattttattttcgccattttttttctgtaattttaTCTAAATGCGCCTATACAAAATTAACAGATgtaatggaaaataatttattgcagAAGCGTTTCGCCGGCAATGCACTAATATTTCTTGCTTCTTTTCTCCCTTTTTTCCCGTTTTTCCCCTAGCTTTTAATAGCGTTTTCTCTTTGCGAACAATAAAAGAAGCCCTGACGTCATCACTTTTCGAGAAAAACGCAGGCCGGCCGCCATTTTGACAAAAAGAAGCGTCGCGTTCGCCCATTGAATTTTGCCCACACAAATTTCTTCTACACATTATTTCAATCGATTTTTTGTTGGATTACTCACCATATTGAGTTTTAATGGAGGTGTTTCACACGCGACAAGGAAAATTCACAGAAATGTGTAGAGCTACGATTTCGAGGTCTGACTCAGAGAGCGTATACGTTCGAACTGCCGGCTATGAGGCTTGACAAACGTAAAACGGATATGAAATTTCGGACGCGGGCTGCTTTATATAGGCGCCGGAGCTAGAGACGGCAAGCTGTCGACTTAAATGCCGTATAACCGATAACTGGCAAGGAAGAGGCGATGACACTTGGTCACTCTAACTTTTGTTGCAGCGTTTTTCCACTAGCTAGGACGCAAATCAGGGTGAGTAACTTTGCTATCCCAATCGGCAGGCATAACCGGTTGCTTAATTGGTgagtttaaataatatttttggcccatattttataaaagtattttaaaataaatacgaattgttctacaacaaataaataaagtttttaggAGATGCCAGTCGGGAAATTTCGAATTTCTTTTCGTTCGGTGGGTGTGCTTAATTAACCTACTTGTGGTCACTCTAATCGCAGGCCGCAGTTTACGTGTTTCCATCTTAACGCTGTATTTAACGCACGCAAGCTTACAGCCGTAATAATTTGAAAAGAAAGGCCCGAAGTCTTTGGCACCATGCGAATTGAACCTGGGGATTCGTTTTGGCTGGAAAAAGAGGTGTTTTCCAGCGCAGAAAGGCAGTACTATGAGACGATCAGTCGGCGGAAAACCAGTGTGAGTAAAAGCTGACCTTCGAAGGCGATTTCACAAGTAGCGTTCAAATGGAAGCGTTAACACCTTCCCGTAAATCCCTGAGCGCTCTcatatgaattattttatgGGGACCTGATCCGGGCGACAAAGGCACACACATTTTCGTAAACATATCCACATAGCGGTATGATTTTGTCGCTTAtaagcacacgcacacccacactcaTACACAAGCACAACCAGCCGGCGAACTTTGAAGTAGTTGGCAACCTAACAAAATTCAGCTGACTTGATATTTCGAATCAACATTTATTGGCAGTCAAATAAAGGCGGCAAACAGTCGAGTTGCAGAGAAGCTCACGTATTCAGTTCACTTTTCAGCTTCCTGACCCCGCCGCCACGAAAGAACCCGTCTGCGCGCCCAACATAGCCGCCCCGgcaaaaaaggccaaaaagaaaaataagaCGATGGCCGAGAAGGCGCCAAACAAACTGCTTTACGTGAGTACATTGCAATGGCATTGCCATTTCTGGACTAAAGCCCTCTGATCCTGCAGATGAATCCCCTTACCATGGAGGCGAACTTCTTTCTGGAAACCCTAAACGCAGTGAACCAGAATGCCAATCCGCCTCAGCTGGATCCGCACCTGGCCAAGCTGCTGGAGCGTATTATGGTGGGCATCGAAAACTACATGGACAGGAATCCCACATACGTTATGCCACAGGAAATGGCCGCACCGGGTGAGGGCGTGGCCTTTGTTCAGCCCAAGGAACTGCAGACAATTAAGCGCACATTCAACTGTAGTGCTTGCTGCAACCGGCTTGTGGGCACCACCATCGCAAAGGCTGTGGCCCACCTTTCGGAACAGCATCCAAACCCCAATCCCAACAATCAGCCAATCCAATCGCAACCGGCGCATCAGGCCAAACAGGAGAGAAAGCAGGCGCAGGTGAAGGCTCGTCAGCATATGACAGTGCAGCTGCCCAAGAGTAGGTCACCACTTCATGTATACAAATACTATCACTATATAATAATCAAATTGTTTATTGCAGAGGCCAAGGCAATGATTGTGGGAGAGATCACGAATGTGTTCAAGGACAAATACCCAATAGCGGACAAGCTAAAGGTGATTCCCGAGTACGACATTATCGAACAGGACCTGTGCAAACTTTTGTCGCCGGGCTTTCCCAAACAATCACTGCGAGTCTACAAGTTTGGCTCCCGCATCACAGGCATCGGAAATCGGTCCTCCGACTTGGACGTCTTTGTTGACATCGGTAAGTTGAGCCCTTGAATCCAGTTTCTCGTAATTTCTACTGGCTTTTGGATTGGCAGGCAACACATTTCACACGTTCGAGCATCGAGCTTCCAATGCTACCATCGCCAAGCTGCGGGCTATGAGGAAGTTCTTCTGCGTCAGCAACGATTGGCGCCTTATCAATGTGAGGAGTgcgttaaaaaataaatctgtaATTAACAGTGTACTTTTCTGAACAGTTCATCGAACAGGCTCGCGTGCCCATAATCAAGACCTGCCATTTGCCCACAGGCATCGAGTGCGACATTTGCCTGAACAGCTTGGGCTTTTGCAATACAAATCTGCTCAAATACATATTCGAGTCCCAACCACTGAGTAAGCAGAAACGCACAAACAAAGTCCACGTAATCTCTTTGGTTTCGCTTCCATGCAGCTcaatatatgtgcatatatgtaaAGAACTGGCTGGAGCGCTGCAAGCTTACTGAACAAATATCGACGTACAGCATTACACTGATGGTGATTTACTTCCTGCAGCTCCAGAACCTGCTGCCTCCCATCGCCATACTGCAGATGGAGGAACCGGCCAATCAGGGCGTGCTTGTGGGACGTAAGTACATCGTTGTCTTTTTAGGGGATTCACCAAGTTAGGCGTCTCTTTCAGCGTGGGTTGTCAACTTTGCACAAAAATCGTTTAGCGAGCTCGGACTACAGCAATTACAGGCGACTGTCCCCGTCGTAAAGGGCTTCCTTCGAAACTTCTTTGTGTATTTTGCCAAATTCGACTACGAGCATTTCTTGGTCTGCCCATATTTCGGTCAGCCTAATGTCGAAATCCAGAAGTTCGAGCAGATGCTGCATGCTAGGTGAGAATATGAGTTTAAAgatcaaaaatttatttaaagccgTGAAGTAAAGAtatgtttgaaaatatttgtaaacaattGATAGTATAGAAATGACAAAAAGCATTATCTCCGTTACTAGGTATTCAGCATATGTGTCGGAGAACCCTGACTGCTCCCTCCAGCTGAAAAAACCGATGGTGGTACAGGATCCCATACAACTTAACCACAATGTGACGAAAGCTGTGACCAAATTTGGACTGCAGACGTTTGTAGACTACTGCCTGCAGACGGCGGAGCTGCTTGAGGACCCTTCCACCAATTGGCGTCAGCGCCATACATAATCCAGAAGTTCCCCCTGATCAAGCGGTTCCTCCATCCAATCTCAAGGCACCTTCGTCGTTGGTCTGTTAGCCTTCTACCTTGTGAGCGCGGCATACCCATGTAGGTTTGTTCAGACTGTAAATTGAAGGCGGTTGGCACGTCTCGACAATATACAACACACAAAGTATAAGTGACTTTTGTATATTTCACTAACAAGCgtttaaattgtataattggtttggtttcatttGCATTAACACGTAAAATAGCGTCGTATGGCACGCACAGAAACGGACTACATCTGCCAGGATTCGGGCAACCGATTGAACACCTTCAAAAGCATATATATTGTAAAGCCCACGATTAGGAACAGCCCCAGGAAGCTGATGCGGTTCAGCCAGTGCTGCTTGGAGTCTCTCATCAGGTTATAAATGCTCATGGCCGAGTTTTCCGCCTCCTCCACGGTTCCGTTATTATCTATGACGAAGTGGGACTTCTCGCACTTCTTGTCCAGCGGCATTTGCGAATCGACGCGATGCCGCGCTTCCGATTCGGATAGCTCATTGCGGGCCATTAATCGCTCCAGCTGCTTGTCCGTGTCGCTGCAAAAAGAGGGGATACAGTTGAGCCCTAGCATACTAAAGCTATAAACCCAGCCTACCAAGTTACACAGACGATCTTGTGTATAAAGTCCATCAGGACACCGGTCTCAAAGAGCAGTGGCAGATCCAAGACGATCCACGCGTGCCCCGAGACCAGCAGTTTGCACACCTGCCAAAAGATCTTGcgatggatggttggatgggtAATCTTGTTTAGCTTTCCGCGAAGCTCTTTGTCCTCGAAAATCATCTTCCCCAGAACGGCGCGGTTGATCTCCTTGCTCGGCAGGAGGACCTCATCTCCAAAGACTTCCCGAATCTTCCGCCAGCACGGCTGACCTGGTTCCACAACTATGCGAATAAGTACAGGAAATTAGCGTAAATGGTCGTTAATTACGGGGCGCAAAGCGGATGTGCTCCACTTTCTGAACTTACTTTCCCTGGCGATTTTATCGGCGTCGATGACTTGAATACCCTGGCGTTCGAACACTTTGCTGATGGTACTCTTTCCCGTGGCGATGCCACCAGTTATCGCCACAATAAACATTATTAAAATACAgttaaaatactttaattCTATGGTAGGAATGTTTTTTATCGTattgttcgtttttttttaagaactGAACGTACAGTGTGACCAAGTCATTCCCAAATAAATACGTTTGCTAGAATACTGAAACTCGCGAGCACAGTAGGTCAATTCGGCAAAACTGTTGTTAAAAAtcatttgttaaaaaatttaagagtatttataaatgtttagtATGTATAATAAAGATTTGTCTGTgtcccgaaaaaaaatttatttttccattttgggtTTTCAGGATTAGTTTCATACGTATATATtaagttaataataaaaagaagaaatttgactttatatgtttttaattcgtgtattaaattaaaacttcaaaaataaaaatccaataTTCTTTCTTGGGCGTGTATAACTCCAAAATACTCATGGTCCAAACGAACATCGTCGTTTTTATCGcaatatattgaaaaatggtttaaatcattttcaaaagtgtataTTCCTCATTTATctgaaaaaattaatgaaatagTTTTCAATATTTCCCTATTTCACCGTTTCATTTTGATTGCCAGCTGGTCGTCGCTATTTTAACGCACACCGTTACTTAACACTTTTTTCCCGAGAACCAAGATGGCGATTGTGTAGTTCTTCGTGCGTCGTTTTTGCAGAGTTTTGTGAAATTCCACGCGCtcccttaaaaaaaaacatattttacacGTCCTTCGGTTGCAAGCAGAAAGCAAACCTTTCCACATACTTCAAAAGATCTCCAAGTAGTCAGAAACGCACGAAATAAACAAGATGGTGGACAAAATTGAAATGAGCCTTGACGACATCATCAAGTCCACTCGCTCGCAAAAAAAGCCGCAAGCCGCCCGAGGCGGACCAGGTGGCGCCCGAAAGCCGGGCGGCCAGCAGCGTACTGCCAGTAATGCCCGCCGTGGCGGCGCTAGTGCTGGCGGGTCGCCCAGGAAGCCAGGAAGTGCGCTCAAAGGTCCGCGAGGAGGGGTAGCAGGCGGAGCCGTTCAGAAGGCCAAGTTCCCACGGGTAATTCATTGCGTTTCAATGGCCAAACGGAGCAGCCGGAGCAGATCATCCCCGTTCAGTTCACCAGGACAGAGTACCCAAGCAAGTGTCTTGCGGCCCATGACCCGCACAACAGTGCTTGGACGCGACGCAGACTCAGattcaaaatgaaaatcaaaatggCCACCATGCGCCTTCCAACGGAGGGAACAAATCTTCGAGCCCGAGCAAAGCCTTAAGTTCAAGTTCCTTTAACCCCGTTTTTACAGAATACCAAACAGACCGCACCTGTGTCTTAATTAACTTTCCCCCACGTCTCACGCTTCACGTTTCCCCGTGAACTCTACCCAGTTAACAAGCATTTCTAGTGTCTCCGCTCAATATGGCTGTCCTCTTGGGGCTAGGATACGATGCAACTGCTACTGCAACGGCTACTCCCGCCACATACATATAGTTGATACGCCCAGCGTTCGAAGAAATACCCATCTACCTTCTACCTAATACTACCCCCACCTCTAGGGCGATGTGAACAGCGCTTGGAAGCACGATATGTATGACGGACCAAAGAGGGGAGCCGTAGGTGGAGGATCCGGGCCCACCCGTCTCATCGTCGGCAACCTGGACTACGGCGTATCCAACACGGACATCAAGGAGCTCTTCAACGACTTTGGGCCGATGAAGAAGGCGGCAGTGCACTACGATCGCTCTGGTCGCTCGTTGGGTAAGTTTTATTACTTCACCAACTACATGTCGCTAAGTAAAAAGTTTCGGTAGATGCTGTTCATAAAATGGCGGCATTAAGGTTAAGGAACAAACATAcctaataatatatataaatttcgATTGATAGCAGATCTGATTATCCAGAGACAAAGCGGATTTCATTTGTTAAAATAAAGCTTTagtaaattgatttttgcTGAAATTTGCAAACCATATAAGGTCGCAGTATAAACTTTATTATGAGACCAAGctaatttgaattattttagaGTTAACAAAAGCATAACCTTACTATTAAAACCATTgcaatgtattttaattattccCGTTTCTTTGCAGGCACCGCTGACGTGATTTTTGAACGTCGCGCCGACGCGTTGAAGGCCATTAAGCAGTACCATGGCGTGCCTTTGGACGGACGCCCTATGACCATTCAGCTGGCCGTCTCAGATGTGGCCGTGTTGACCCGTCCTGTAGCCGCCACCGATGTCAAGCGTCGCGTTGGTGGTGCTGCATCAGCTCCATTCAAGCGTGGTGGTGCGTATCCAAATATTTCAGCAGGGACCGTGAATAATGCccatatttgttattttttacCTCAAACATCGTTCATTAAAAACCATTTCAGATCAATTTTGGATCTATGCACTCCCACaaagatttttaaatgcttatttatttcgataAAAACCTATTTCTTAGGTTTCAATTTTTATAAGtggattttatgtttttattttaatgaatgGACTTAAGTGAGTCATTGACATCTTgataaaagatattttatagCGATGTTTTGGCAAGTGTTTCTGTAATTATTCGATCTTTTGTTTCGATTCAGTACGATATTAGTTGGGTAAAATAcgttagtttagttttaataatGACTATGATTACGGTCCCTGAAGTTAAACCCTTGCTCCAATCCTTACACTTCCATTCcgaactgtttttctttaGGTGGCCAAGCTGGTGGCTCGCCGCGTCGTGGCTTCAAACGTCCAGTCGGAGGCAAGCCGGCGGCAGGCGGCCAACGACGGGAGCGCAAGGCACCCCCCACTGCCGAGGAGCTGGACGCCGAACTGGACTCGTACATCAACGACATGAAGATCTAAATAGTCAATAGTCTGAATTAGTCTTACAagaacaaaaaagaaacacaatCCCTAGTTTTAAGCCTACCATATGGACACCCCCGCTTGGTACATGAATGCATCCGGATCGTCAACGCCGCGCCCAGGAGCAGATCTAAATATTGTTCACTTTAAGAACATCAGACATCAATACCTAAATCCCACTTGCGCATGTATCCACTTA
This genomic stretch from Drosophila yakuba strain Tai18E2 chromosome 3R, Prin_Dyak_Tai18E2_2.1, whole genome shotgun sequence harbors:
- the LOC6536102 gene encoding THO complex subunit 4 isoform X2; the encoded protein is MVDKIEMSLDDIIKSTRSQKKPQAARGGPGGARKPGGQQRTASNARRGGASAGGSPRKPGSALKGPRGGVAGGAVQKAKFPRGDVNSAWKHDMYDGPKRGAVGGGSGPTRLIVGNLDYGVSNTDIKELFNDFGPMKKAAVHYDRSGRSLGTADVIFERRADALKAIKQYHGVPLDGRPMTIQLAVSDVAVLTRPVAATDVKRRVGGAASAPFKRGDQFWIYALPQRFLNAYLFR
- the LOC6536102 gene encoding THO complex subunit 4 isoform X1, with product MVDKIEMSLDDIIKSTRSQKKPQAARGGPGGARKPGGQQRTASNARRGGASAGGSPRKPGSALKGPRGGVAGGAVQKAKFPRGDVNSAWKHDMYDGPKRGAVGGGSGPTRLIVGNLDYGVSNTDIKELFNDFGPMKKAAVHYDRSGRSLGTADVIFERRADALKAIKQYHGVPLDGRPMTIQLAVSDVAVLTRPVAATDVKRRVGGAASAPFKRGGGQAGGSPRRGFKRPVGGKPAAGGQRRERKAPPTAEELDAELDSYINDMKI
- the LOC6536101 gene encoding dephospho-CoA kinase, translated to MFIVAITGGIATGKSTISKVFERQGIQVIDADKIAREIVEPGQPCWRKIREVFGDEVLLPSKEINRAVLGKMIFEDKELRGKLNKITHPTIHRKIFWQVCKLLVSGHAWIVLDLPLLFETGVLMDFIHKIVCVTCDTDKQLERLMARNELSESEARHRVDSQMPLDKKCEKSHFVIDNNGTVEEAENSAMSIYNLMRDSKQHWLNRISFLGLFLIVGFTIYMLLKVFNRLPESWQM
- the LOC6536100 gene encoding terminal uridylyltransferase Tailor, with protein sequence MRIEPGDSFWLEKEVFSSAERQYYETISRRKTSLPDPAATKEPVCAPNIAAPAKKAKKKNKTMAEKAPNKLLYMNPLTMEANFFLETLNAVNQNANPPQLDPHLAKLLERIMVGIENYMDRNPTYVMPQEMAAPGEGVAFVQPKELQTIKRTFNCSACCNRLVGTTIAKAVAHLSEQHPNPNPNNQPIQSQPAHQAKQERKQAQVKARQHMTVQLPKKAKAMIVGEITNVFKDKYPIADKLKVIPEYDIIEQDLCKLLSPGFPKQSLRVYKFGSRITGIGNRSSDLDVFVDIGNTFHTFEHRASNATIAKLRAMRKFFCVSNDWRLINFIEQARVPIIKTCHLPTGIECDICLNSLGFCNTNLLKYIFESQPLTQYMCIYVKNWLERCKLTEQISTYSITLMVIYFLQLQNLLPPIAILQMEEPANQGVLVGPWVVNFAQKSFSELGLQQLQATVPVVKGFLRNFFVYFAKFDYEHFLVCPYFGQPNVEIQKFEQMLHARYSAYVSENPDCSLQLKKPMVVQDPIQLNHNVTKAVTKFGLQTFVDYCLQTAELLEDPSTNWRQRHT